The Syngnathus typhle isolate RoL2023-S1 ecotype Sweden linkage group LG11, RoL_Styp_1.0, whole genome shotgun sequence genome contains a region encoding:
- the LOC133162532 gene encoding twist-related protein 2-like — protein sequence MREEVSCTNSPEGGLGASEEELERGSKKSQQAGHRKRSPHPKKDNLAQTEDSVAGSPTGLLPSGPKRVKKSPSAVVSLAPASLGPRPDQPFEDLHSQRVIANVRERQRTQSLNDAFASLRKIIPTLPSDKLSKIQILKLASRYIDFLYQVLQSDEMDAKLASCNYLAHERLSYAFSVWRMEGAWAMSASH from the coding sequence ATGAGAGAAGAGGTGTCCTGCACTAACTCCCCCGAAGGAGGTCTAGGGGCCAGCGAAGAAGAACTGGAAAGAGGCTCCAAGAAGAGCCAGCAGGCGGGTCACCGAAAACGATCTCCTCATCCCAAGAAAGATAATCTGGCTCAGACGGAGGACAGCGTCGCCGGCAGTCCCACCGGCCTCCTGCCGTCCGGGCCCAAGAGGGTGAAGAAGAGTCCCTCGGCCGTGGTGAGCCTGGCCCCCGCCTCGCTAGGCCCGCGGCCCGACCAGCCCTTCGAGGACCTCCACTCCCAGCGGGTGATCGCCAACGTGCGGGAGCGCCAGCGCACCCAGTCCCTCAACGACGCCTTCGCCTCGCTACGCAAGATCATTCCGACGCTCCCTTCGGACAAGCTGAGCAAGATCCAAATCCTGAAACTGGCGTCGCGCTACATCGACTTCTTGTACCAGGTGCTGCAGAGCGACGAGATGGACGCTAAACTGGCCAGCTGCAACTACCTGGCCCATGAGAGGCTGAGCTACGCATTCTCCGTCTGGAGGATGGAGGGCGCCTGGGCCATGTCCGCCAGCCACTAG